The DNA window TCACGGCGATCGACGAGGCGCTGGGCGTGGTGGAGACGGCGCTGCGGGCCGCGCCACCGGCCTCGGTGCCGGCGGTGGCCGCGTACGTCTGCGCCCCCGACCCGGACCCGGAGCTGATCCGTCTCGCGACCGGTGCCCGGGACGCCGTGCTGGCGAAACAGGCCGGCCTGCCGGACCTCTCCCAGGGCCCGATCGACGCCGCGATCGAGTGGCTGCGGGAGAACGCCACGGCCCTCGCCGCGATCGCCGCGACGGTGCACGCCTACGACGTGGCGACCGGGCGGACCCTGGACTACGCCGAGGTGCAGCGGCTGGGCCGGCTCCGGCGGGAGGTCGCCGAGGCGGAGGCGTCGATCGCCGGGAACGCCGGCACCTACGCGGCGGTGTTCGGTGACGCGTACCGGGGTGGCGAGACCGACGAGGCGGCGCTCGCCGCCGCGGTGCGGTGGACGGCCGGCACCCGTACCCTGCTCACCGGCGCCGACCAGCCGCTCACGGTGGCGCAGGCGAAGGCGCTGCACGACCTGCGGCCGGTGACCGGGCTGGACAGGCTGGCCGAGCAGTGGGCGCGGGCCCGGCAGGCGGTGCTCGACGCGTTCGGACCGGCACGGCGCGCGGAGCTCACCGCCGAGCTCGGCGATCCGGACCGGGCGGCGGCGTTCCTGCGGCGGATCCGCGGGGACGCGGACGGCCAGGAGGAGTGGTTCGCCGCGCTGGACGCCCGGGCCGTGCTCAGCGGGCACGGCCTGGACACGGTGGTGGAGTTCTGCGCGGACCGCCGGCTCGACGCCGAGCAGGTGCGCCCGGCCGTGGAACGCGCGCTCTTCCGCGCCTGGGCGGACGCGGTGATCCAGGCCGACCACCGGCTGCGCCCGTGGCGGTCGGGCGACCGGGACCGCCTGGTCGCCGAGTTCCGGGCGCTGGACAGCCGGCTCGCCGCGGCGGCCGTCGGCGACATCGCCGAGTCCGTCGCCGCGCGCCGCCCGGACGGCGACGGCCCGGCCGCCGGCCTGCTGCGCCGCGAGGCCGTGAAGGCCAGCCGCCACCTGCCGGTCCGGGAGCTGATCGGCCAGGCCCGGGAGCTGGTCCTCGGCCTGCGGCCGTGCTTCCTGATGTCGCCGCTCACGGTCAGCCAGTCGCTGCCCGCGGACATCCGCTTCGACGTGGTGATCTTCGACGAAGCGTCCCAGGTCACCCCGGCCGACGCGATCAACTGCATCTACCGGGGCGCCGCGCTGATCACCGCGGGCGACGACCGGCAGCTGCCGCCGACCAGCTTCTTCGACCGGACGCTGGGTGGCGGCGACGAGCCCGAGCAGGAGCTCGCGGTCCTCGACTTCGAGTCGGTGCTGGAGCTGGCGAAGGGCTGCGGCGCGTTCGCCAGCCTGGGCCTGAACTGGCACTACCGCAGCCGGCACGAGGCGCTCATCGCGTTCTCCAACCACGCGTTCTACCAGGGCCGGCTCAGCGTCTTCCCGAGCGCGAACACCGGCGGGCCGGACACCGGGGTCACGCTGCTGCCGGCCGGCGGGGTCTACCGGCGCAGCACCACGCGGGACAACCCGGTCGAGGCCGAACGGGTGGCCGAGCGGATCGTGCACCACTTCACCACCCGGCCCGGCCTGTCGCTCGGCGTCGTCACGTTCTCGGTGGCGCAGGCCGAGGCGATCGAGCGGGCCGTCGAGGTGGTCGCGGCGGGCCGCCCGGAGCTGGAACGCATCCTCGACGACGACCGGCTGCACGGCTTCTTCGTGAAGAGCCTGGAGGCGGTGCAGGGCGACGAGCGGGACGTGATGATCTTCTCGATCGGGTACGGCTACGACGAGGCCGGCAAGATCAGTGCCAACTTCGGGGCGCTGAACCGGCCGAACGGCTGGCGGCGGCTCAATGTGGCGATCACCCGGGCCCGGTACCGGGTGGAGATCGTCACGTCGATCCTGGCGCGGGACGTGCCGGAGACCGACAACGAGGGTGTCCGGCTGCTCGCGGAATACCTGGAGTACGCCGAGCGCGGGCCGGCCGCACTGGACGTCGCGGTCCCGGCGGCGCAGGCCGACGGCGCGGACGGCCCGTTCCAGGAGTCGGTCATGGACACCCTGCGGTCCTGGGGCTACCCGGTGCAGGCGAACCTGGGCTGGGCCGGCGGCCGGGTCGATCTCGGCGTCCGGCGGCCGGACCGGCCGGACAACGGGTACCTGCTCGGGATCCGGTGCGACGGTGGCGCGTACGGCGGGTGCACCGCCGCCCGCGACCGGGACCGGCTCAGTGAGCAGGTGCTCCTCGGGCTCGGCTGGAACCTGCACCGGATCTGGTCGATCGCCTGGTACCGCGACCGGGCCGGTGAGGAGGCCCGGCTGCGCGCGGCGCTGGAGGTGGCCGCCGGCAGCCCGCGCGCCAAGCTCACCGAACGGCGGAATCTGGTCGCGGTGCCGTCACCGGCCGGCTCGTGAGCTCGTCGAGCTGGGCGATCAGCTGGTCCGGACCGGCCGCCGGGTCGATCCGGAACAGCTGCGCGGCGTCCAGCGGCGGCACCGCGACGTGCGAGATCAGCGGGTGGAACGGGCGGTCGTCCCGCTCCCCCGCGCCGAAGAGGGTCTCGGCCAGCTTCTCCCCCGGCCGCAGCCCCGTGTAACGGATCTCCACCGGGCTGCGGGCCAGCTGGACCATCTGCCGGGCCACCTCGGCGATCCGGACCGGGTCGCCCATCTCCAGCACCAGTGCCTCGCCGTCGCGCCCGATCGCGGCGGCCTGGATGACCAGGTGCACCGCCTCCTGGGTGGTCATGAAGTACCGGGTCACGTCGGGGTGGGTGACGGTCACCGGCCCGCCGTCGGCGATCTGCGCGCTGAATGTGGTGAAGACCGAGCCGCGGCTGCCGAGCACGTTGCCGAACCGGACACTGAGG is part of the Actinoplanes missouriensis 431 genome and encodes:
- a CDS encoding DUF4011 domain-containing protein; this translates as MRDDPSESAQARTEVRAALHAWRDSLVDLGDTNRLINFPTDNPDLVEIVGPEPESLVRSLHAGAECPLAGTGADPQQHAATDDLLRTEMPDPVLDAALRRMLKKSRQEYLDRGVSVLHLVLGLLRWRDEEENPFASPILLMPVELVTAGPGDPPRLRLRDDETVLNPALAIRLRRLGMEAPAVDGHAEPDVSRIWSGLQSAVARRRGWHVERTVLLSCLTFHKEAIYRDLLVNEDRILSHPVVQALATTSGKQTGTFRFAPVPPAVVDRVAPPEHVPLVLDADASQRACIAAAVAGHSFVMDGPPGTGKSQTIANMIGCLLHAGKRVLFVSEKAAALDVVHHRLVEAGLDRYVLELHGHKAGRKEVATALAAALDDGPAPVDGPDPADRRGTRERREQLSAYATAMNETRAPLGRSLHNVLGLCARLQDAPAAPVPVIQPDAVTPESVRRVMQATGRLATAWRTVVDRDALPWRDVVTREPLDPALSAAESALAGLTRAVLADRAPVEAFGLSGTEDAGTLARLAAHAAARPPHVSDAWLTAPALDDLRQAAEALGRDLTTVRAAREAATRRAGASWSALPDAAGLPEVPDLSGLTPPAVELDPLTAAEADRQARLCTEAADTLERHRAVVDRVTAKLGLPNAVKVADIGRVATIAELGGRPHRPEPFWFSPGVAGTVAAGAPALRRALENLVAAEMRARPFFAEAILTQPVEELADRFARVHRGWRKLLGAYRKDRRIIAAFVMPTAAVRDALPRLETAVAWQRARQDLTAAESAYGAALGRYWQGPGTDFTAIDEALGVVETALRAAPPASVPAVAAYVCAPDPDPELIRLATGARDAVLAKQAGLPDLSQGPIDAAIEWLRENATALAAIAATVHAYDVATGRTLDYAEVQRLGRLRREVAEAEASIAGNAGTYAAVFGDAYRGGETDEAALAAAVRWTAGTRTLLTGADQPLTVAQAKALHDLRPVTGLDRLAEQWARARQAVLDAFGPARRAELTAELGDPDRAAAFLRRIRGDADGQEEWFAALDARAVLSGHGLDTVVEFCADRRLDAEQVRPAVERALFRAWADAVIQADHRLRPWRSGDRDRLVAEFRALDSRLAAAAVGDIAESVAARRPDGDGPAAGLLRREAVKASRHLPVRELIGQARELVLGLRPCFLMSPLTVSQSLPADIRFDVVIFDEASQVTPADAINCIYRGAALITAGDDRQLPPTSFFDRTLGGGDEPEQELAVLDFESVLELAKGCGAFASLGLNWHYRSRHEALIAFSNHAFYQGRLSVFPSANTGGPDTGVTLLPAGGVYRRSTTRDNPVEAERVAERIVHHFTTRPGLSLGVVTFSVAQAEAIERAVEVVAAGRPELERILDDDRLHGFFVKSLEAVQGDERDVMIFSIGYGYDEAGKISANFGALNRPNGWRRLNVAITRARYRVEIVTSILARDVPETDNEGVRLLAEYLEYAERGPAALDVAVPAAQADGADGPFQESVMDTLRSWGYPVQANLGWAGGRVDLGVRRPDRPDNGYLLGIRCDGGAYGGCTAARDRDRLSEQVLLGLGWNLHRIWSIAWYRDRAGEEARLRAALEVAAGSPRAKLTERRNLVAVPSPAGS